From Rhodoferax sp. AJA081-3, the proteins below share one genomic window:
- a CDS encoding response regulator, whose product MIDTTEILQAKILIVDDQESNVQLLEQLLHSAGYTGVTSTMAPEEVAALHSQNAYDLILLDLQMPVMDGFQVMESLKTNTVDAYLPVIVLTAQPGHKLRALQAGAKDFVSKPFDLVEVKTRIHNMLEVRLLYKKLADFNKVLEQTVLERTAELRESEARYRSLTELASDWYWEQDENGNFTKVSGPVLEMLGLQVETVQGVSKVVEGDGWDAADREALRATIAAREPFLDLIFHRHLPGGKEQQYRVSGEPMFSRSSRFLGYRGIGVEIVAGV is encoded by the coding sequence ATGATCGATACGACTGAAATTCTCCAAGCCAAAATCCTGATAGTGGACGACCAGGAGTCCAACGTGCAGCTGCTGGAGCAGCTGCTGCACTCCGCGGGGTACACCGGTGTCACGTCCACCATGGCCCCCGAGGAAGTGGCGGCCCTGCACAGCCAAAACGCCTACGACCTGATACTGCTGGACCTGCAGATGCCGGTGATGGATGGTTTTCAGGTGATGGAAAGCCTCAAGACCAACACGGTAGACGCGTACCTGCCGGTGATTGTGCTCACGGCCCAACCGGGCCACAAGCTGCGTGCCCTGCAAGCGGGTGCCAAAGACTTTGTCAGCAAACCCTTTGACCTGGTCGAGGTGAAAACACGTATCCACAACATGCTAGAGGTGCGCCTGTTGTACAAAAAGCTGGCCGACTTCAACAAGGTGCTGGAACAGACGGTGCTGGAGCGCACCGCCGAGCTGCGCGAGAGTGAGGCGCGTTACCGCAGCCTGACCGAGCTGGCGTCGGACTGGTATTGGGAGCAGGATGAAAACGGCAACTTCACCAAGGTATCGGGCCCCGTGCTGGAGATGCTAGGCCTGCAGGTGGAAACCGTGCAAGGTGTTTCCAAGGTGGTAGAGGGCGACGGTTGGGACGCCGCCGACCGCGAGGCCCTGCGCGCCACCATCGCGGCGCGTGAGCCGTTTCTGGACCTGATCTTCCACCGCCACCTGCCGGGCGGCAAGGAGCAGCAGTACCGCGTGAGTGGTGAG